The Candidatus Binatia bacterium genome window below encodes:
- a CDS encoding DUF1329 domain-containing protein, with protein sequence MTLSCSTQLRIAVVVLAALLPLASIAHADPIDEVPSGTKLNKTNWEIAKGALPDEILEFYKRGDYENVIIQKRGNDWLVDPNLVEASTANAGKYDIDEHGTVVDKATGERPETISGRPFPDIAPDDPKAGSKAVWNWFYTLYWEGSFHTSSPVNWISRDGPLRRISTDVHFKYYDGNPPQFQEKIGENPLNILARTMGVVVKPADVNGIVNLNWRFRDGDKEDNAWTYVPALRRVRPINPANRSDGLLGSDISLDDGPYFDGKPEDFEFKLVGEGKVLAHFDGPALENGSPVKPLDPEEEVSKLVPEAGTGWRLITPDVPLIPPQLDDWQRKDGENLVAWAPIAYTLVPRPVWIVEATPKNPYYLYGKQVMYFDKDTFRGYWKNKYDWKGNALANWASPAMPITETKTFDGKPFYLRTGAGGNAAFAVNYKQDRATVTGMPVLPTEYHIQIDDKIFEVDRVSRMGK encoded by the coding sequence ATGACTCTCTCCTGCAGTACGCAACTTCGGATCGCCGTCGTTGTTCTCGCCGCGCTGTTGCCCCTAGCGTCGATTGCCCACGCGGACCCGATCGACGAGGTGCCGTCGGGGACGAAGCTCAACAAGACGAATTGGGAGATCGCGAAGGGTGCGCTCCCCGACGAGATTCTCGAGTTCTACAAGCGTGGGGACTACGAGAACGTCATCATCCAGAAGCGCGGGAACGACTGGCTCGTCGACCCGAACCTCGTCGAGGCGTCGACGGCGAACGCCGGAAAGTACGACATCGACGAGCATGGGACCGTCGTCGACAAGGCGACGGGCGAGCGTCCCGAGACCATCAGCGGCCGACCGTTCCCCGACATCGCTCCCGACGATCCGAAGGCTGGCTCGAAGGCGGTCTGGAACTGGTTCTACACGCTGTACTGGGAGGGATCGTTCCACACGAGCTCGCCGGTGAACTGGATCTCTCGCGACGGTCCGCTTCGCCGGATCTCGACCGACGTTCACTTCAAGTACTACGACGGCAATCCGCCGCAGTTCCAGGAGAAGATCGGGGAGAACCCGCTCAACATTCTGGCTCGGACGATGGGTGTCGTCGTGAAGCCGGCCGACGTGAACGGGATCGTGAACCTGAACTGGCGCTTCCGCGACGGCGACAAGGAAGACAACGCGTGGACGTATGTTCCCGCGCTTCGCCGTGTGCGTCCGATCAATCCGGCGAATCGTTCCGACGGCTTACTGGGCTCCGACATCTCACTCGACGACGGCCCGTACTTCGACGGCAAACCGGAAGATTTCGAATTCAAGCTCGTTGGTGAAGGCAAGGTGCTTGCGCACTTCGATGGGCCGGCCCTCGAGAACGGCTCGCCCGTGAAGCCTCTCGATCCCGAGGAAGAGGTATCAAAGCTCGTCCCCGAGGCGGGAACCGGCTGGCGCCTGATCACGCCGGACGTGCCTCTCATCCCGCCGCAGCTCGACGACTGGCAGCGCAAGGACGGCGAGAATCTCGTCGCCTGGGCGCCGATCGCGTACACCCTGGTGCCGCGCCCCGTGTGGATCGTCGAGGCGACCCCGAAGAACCCGTACTACCTCTACGGCAAGCAGGTCATGTACTTCGACAAGGACACGTTCCGCGGATACTGGAAGAACAAGTACGACTGGAAGGGCAACGCACTTGCGAACTGGGCCTCTCCGGCGATGCCCATCACAGAGACGAAGACCTTCGACGGCAAGCCCTTCTACCTGCGCACGGGCGCCGGCGGGAACGCGGCTTTCGCCGTGAACTACAAGCAGGATAGGGCGACGGTCACCGGCATGCCCGTCCTGCCCACGGAGTACCACATCCAGATCGACGACAAGATTTTCGAGGTCGATCGGGTGAGCCGCATGGGCAAATAG